A stretch of Desulfovibrio sp. TomC DNA encodes these proteins:
- a CDS encoding cytochrome b/b6 domain-containing protein: protein MNLVAWGASPWGQPVILHAAWYLLWVSLAAGAAFALVHALWVRLRRHDDAGPAISPEAAGRFPARIVRHSLPARLFHWTMAAAMLTLLGTAFLPKLGIRFDWVGIHTLAGTVLLAAILFHIVHAVCCMDFRSIWPEPSDLAEIKGLGGTAGQDRSPVRTGKYPLGNKLYHLALVVLGLTMAATGLVLLWRVRTPFLTRDPYRFLSDGGWGVVYALHGLAGLSLAALVIIHIYFALRPEKRPITRSMLTGTMDRDYFLGHHDPARWSGRQDSTR from the coding sequence ATGAACCTTGTCGCCTGGGGAGCCTCGCCCTGGGGCCAGCCCGTCATCCTGCACGCTGCCTGGTACTTGCTTTGGGTTTCACTGGCTGCCGGCGCAGCCTTTGCCCTGGTCCACGCCCTATGGGTCCGCCTGCGCCGGCACGACGATGCCGGCCCGGCCATATCGCCCGAAGCGGCAGGGCGGTTCCCGGCCCGCATCGTGCGCCATTCCCTGCCGGCCCGGCTCTTTCACTGGACCATGGCCGCAGCCATGCTGACGCTTTTGGGTACGGCTTTCTTGCCCAAGCTCGGTATCCGGTTCGATTGGGTGGGTATACACACGCTGGCAGGGACGGTCCTTCTCGCGGCCATCCTCTTTCACATCGTGCACGCCGTGTGCTGCATGGATTTTCGCTCCATCTGGCCCGAGCCGTCGGATTTGGCCGAAATCAAGGGATTGGGCGGCACGGCCGGGCAGGACCGGTCGCCGGTCCGAACGGGCAAATATCCGCTCGGCAACAAACTCTACCATCTGGCCCTGGTGGTCCTGGGGCTGACCATGGCCGCCACCGGCCTTGTCCTGTTGTGGCGGGTGCGTACGCCTTTTCTCACCCGTGATCCGTACCGCTTTTTGAGCGACGGCGGCTGGGGCGTGGTCTACGCCCTGCACGGGCTGGCCGGCCTGTCCCTGGCGGCCCTGGTCATCATCCACATCTATTTCGCCCTGCGCCCCGAAAAGCGCCCGATCACCCGGTCCATGCTCACCGGGACCATGGACCGCGATTACTTCCTCGGCCACCACGACCCTGCCCGCTGGAGCGGCAGGCAGGATTCAACCCGATAA
- a CDS encoding McrB family protein: MKSRLKNLYKYLIENRKHEVKGWHDAYREFYGQVEQIRERIKSGEGLSQRDEAFLKQLLYEKSNGIASRGQSVLSYENFQSFIKDKDFLSALQQFILTPNKACFRKFDAAWSDQGKSNNPVLVNRVAAACTLEVSTTVDSGKFNQVFSWLIREGIIRAYPAEEDQDWYSKNTFLLKIIKDEFNDELLDDKMDVFYLSQFVWVLYENLSNPFSLTKQIVKYGAPGTGKTYQARQQTSLLFDIWKEEFAPNSKLTHSSQIELVQFHPSFSYEDFMEGLRPVLDGNGTAQLTLQNGVFKKFCRNAGKWEIDVCSLGLNRDWESITLDELRPYREKLSGAHWKYIFEISDSSKLVSEAVPPFFFIIDEVNRAELSRVFGELMYCLEYRGIKGSVKTQYANLNNDITGMLKTDQGYLFFIPTNIYLIGTMNTIDRSVESFDFALRRRFRWEEVTPDTGLLRYHLNQFCKTWLPLADNLEQLNTQIAKEPLLGHDYQIGHAYLMNLKYATSLTVAEARERVWDDCLRPLLQEYLRGTGKEAELIGSFGKAFGV, encoded by the coding sequence ATGAAAAGCAGACTGAAGAACCTTTACAAATATTTGATTGAAAACAGGAAGCACGAAGTAAAAGGCTGGCATGACGCCTATCGCGAGTTTTATGGTCAGGTCGAACAAATCCGTGAACGAATCAAATCAGGAGAAGGTTTGTCTCAAAGGGATGAGGCTTTCCTGAAGCAGCTCCTCTATGAAAAAAGTAACGGGATTGCTTCTCGCGGCCAGTCTGTTTTAAGCTACGAAAACTTCCAGTCATTCATCAAAGACAAGGATTTCTTATCCGCGCTGCAACAATTCATCCTGACTCCCAACAAAGCGTGCTTCAGAAAATTTGACGCCGCGTGGTCTGACCAAGGCAAGTCCAACAATCCAGTCCTTGTCAATCGTGTGGCGGCGGCCTGCACGCTCGAAGTTTCCACAACGGTCGATTCCGGTAAGTTCAATCAGGTCTTTAGCTGGCTTATACGTGAAGGAATTATCCGTGCATATCCTGCAGAAGAGGATCAAGACTGGTATTCAAAAAACACTTTTCTGCTGAAGATCATCAAAGATGAGTTCAACGATGAGCTTCTGGACGATAAAATGGATGTTTTTTATCTGAGTCAGTTTGTCTGGGTGCTCTATGAGAATCTTTCCAATCCATTCAGCCTAACAAAGCAAATCGTTAAATACGGTGCCCCTGGAACTGGAAAAACATACCAAGCTCGCCAGCAGACCTCTCTGCTGTTTGATATCTGGAAAGAGGAGTTTGCTCCGAACAGTAAACTCACACATTCAAGCCAGATTGAGCTGGTACAATTCCATCCTTCTTTCAGTTATGAAGACTTCATGGAAGGCTTACGCCCTGTTCTGGATGGTAATGGAACCGCGCAACTGACGTTACAGAATGGTGTTTTCAAGAAATTTTGCAGAAACGCCGGAAAGTGGGAAATTGATGTTTGCAGCCTTGGTCTCAATCGGGACTGGGAATCAATCACGCTCGATGAGCTTCGGCCCTATAGAGAAAAGTTATCAGGTGCTCATTGGAAATACATCTTCGAAATATCAGACTCGTCGAAGCTAGTATCCGAGGCTGTGCCACCATTCTTCTTTATAATCGATGAAGTAAACAGAGCCGAGTTGTCCCGGGTCTTTGGTGAACTGATGTATTGCCTGGAATATCGTGGCATCAAGGGCAGCGTCAAAACCCAGTATGCCAATTTGAATAATGATATTACCGGCATGCTTAAGACCGATCAGGGGTATCTATTCTTCATTCCAACAAACATTTATCTGATCGGAACGATGAACACCATTGACCGAAGCGTGGAAAGCTTTGATTTCGCTCTTCGACGCAGATTCCGCTGGGAAGAAGTGACGCCGGATACAGGGCTATTGAGATATCACCTAAACCAGTTCTGCAAAACCTGGTTACCTCTGGCAGACAATCTTGAACAACTGAACACCCAGATAGCCAAGGAACCATTGCTGGGCCATGATTATCAAATCGGTCATGCCTATTTGATGAACTTGAAGTATGCCACTAGCCTTACAGTCGCTGAGGCTAGAGAGCGTGTCTGGGATGATTGCCTCCGGCCTTTGCTGCAGGAATACCTACGCGGTACCGGCAAGGAGGCTGAACTCATCGGTTCTTTTGGAAAGGCATTCGGAGTTTAA
- a CDS encoding 5-methylcytosine restriction system specificity protein McrC codes for MWLFDIIKNGNLVDNQSYLVSQGILTNRRLGEPIALSTKSKGQWTYPHNDESAIWHFLNSVSRNVEKTLNDNIANTLILFNDEEYEHNTDGCFIGVTGTDAKNFTLNTGNLVGFVKRGDYSLKISSRFGDAFLRYIISDADGFLELENIGGESRADGYEWLLAYLWNIKLKRAYRLGLPKTYMTKNDRISRMRGTIDVIDYFRNNTSGKYLCSYREHSYDSPATSLFIKAYEAVEHYSFCQRTRNVYNAFLAANQGVKRSRQEILRTPYFTNPFYNDYNVLIDLSKQVISQQSSDFDSQHDSSAFFFDISMLFEFFIRKLIKRDGARLLSKFEQRYEIPVGALGSYMRKLEPDLVFESDGGLYVFDVKYKAFDPQFGVKREDIFQLHTYIGQYGNEATINGCGFIYPISEKRWIALNLDRSQGLISDAIRQQGKDIPFHVLFLKVPDNTSFDFNRFMSEQCRIFLENILLITRRKMKAMA; via the coding sequence GTGTGGTTGTTCGATATCATAAAGAACGGAAATCTGGTCGATAACCAGTCCTATTTGGTCAGTCAAGGAATCTTGACCAATAGGCGTTTGGGGGAACCGATTGCCCTCAGCACCAAATCAAAAGGCCAGTGGACCTATCCTCATAACGACGAGTCTGCTATTTGGCATTTTTTGAATTCGGTTTCTCGTAATGTCGAAAAAACGCTGAATGACAACATTGCCAATACCCTAATCCTCTTCAATGATGAAGAGTACGAACACAATACCGACGGTTGCTTTATTGGTGTAACCGGCACCGACGCCAAAAACTTCACTCTCAACACTGGCAATCTGGTTGGGTTTGTTAAGCGTGGCGATTATTCCCTGAAGATCAGCTCCCGGTTTGGTGATGCTTTCCTCCGGTACATAATTTCCGATGCAGACGGGTTTCTTGAGCTGGAAAATATTGGTGGTGAAAGTCGCGCCGATGGATATGAGTGGCTCCTTGCATATCTTTGGAATATCAAACTCAAGAGAGCTTACCGGCTGGGGTTGCCCAAAACCTACATGACAAAGAATGATCGGATTTCCCGTATGCGTGGAACAATCGATGTAATTGACTACTTCCGGAACAACACCTCTGGAAAATATTTGTGTTCCTACCGTGAACACAGCTACGACAGCCCCGCGACCTCACTTTTCATCAAAGCCTATGAGGCGGTTGAGCATTACTCCTTCTGTCAGCGTACAAGGAATGTCTACAATGCGTTTCTTGCCGCCAATCAGGGCGTGAAAAGATCCCGCCAGGAAATCTTGAGGACGCCGTATTTCACCAATCCCTTCTACAACGACTATAACGTGCTGATAGATTTGTCGAAGCAAGTTATCAGCCAACAAAGTTCTGATTTCGACTCCCAGCATGATTCGAGCGCCTTCTTTTTCGATATATCGATGCTTTTCGAATTTTTCATACGGAAACTCATCAAACGAGATGGGGCCCGGCTGCTTAGCAAGTTCGAGCAACGCTATGAAATACCGGTAGGTGCTCTCGGCAGTTACATGCGCAAACTTGAACCGGACCTTGTTTTTGAGAGTGATGGCGGCCTTTACGTCTTTGATGTGAAGTATAAAGCCTTTGATCCACAATTCGGGGTCAAGCGTGAAGATATTTTCCAACTGCACACATACATAGGTCAGTATGGGAATGAAGCCACTATAAACGGGTGTGGTTTTATTTACCCAATATCGGAAAAAAGATGGATAGCACTTAATCTGGATAGATCACAAGGGCTAATTTCAGATGCAATCCGGCAACAGGGCAAAGATATTCCATTTCATGTCCTTTTTTTAAAAGTTCCAGACAATACATCTTTTGATTTTAACAGGTTTATGAGCGAACAGTGTCGTATTTTTTTGGAGAATATACTTTTAATTACTCGGAGAAAAATGAAAGCTATGGCATAA